DNA from Verrucomicrobiia bacterium:
GGGGCTGGACTTGGATCCTGATTCATGAAGCGAACCACCGCGCCGCCGCGAAATCGGGGCAACCACTCCGTGGACCCCGGATCGCGCTGCCGGGTCAGGTGGCGCCAGGTCGCATTGCGAAATGGCGGTCCGCTCCACAGCACTCCGTCGAAGGGATCATCAATGATGTCGTAAAGATCGAAGGAAAGATCGGAGTTCAGCGACCCGAGGCTCAATCCCCAAAGGTAAAGCCGGGGCCGGGAGTCCCGTGGCAGGGATCGCCAGTGACCGTAGATCTCCGAAAACAGGGCGCGCGCCATCTCGGCCCCGTAGGCGGCCTCCGTCATCAAGGCCAGCGGACTGTTCAAGTAGGAGTACTGCGCCGCGACCGTGGCGACATCGCCGCGATGAAGGTACTCGACGGTATCTTGCGCGGCGGGGTCCACCCAGCCGGTTCCGGTCGGTGTCACCAGCAGCAGCACCGACCGTCCGAAACCGCCGGCACGTATGAGCTCGTCCAGCGCAAGGCGCGCGCGTTGTTCCGGGCTTTCGGCTGAATTCAATCCCACGTACACGCGGACCGGCGCGGGCATCGGGGCGCCAAAAAATTCGCTCAAGTCCCCGGCGGTGGGACCGCCCGATACAAAGCGGCGCCCTTGCCGGCCCAGCTCCTTCCAACGGATCCGCGAGGCGGCACTGCCGGTCTGGTCCGGGTGGACCGGGGTCGGCAGATCATCCTCGATCAGCGCATCGAGCTGCTGAAACGACTGGTCCACGGTTCTCAGCAGGCCGGTGACCAGCACCCCGTCAATCACCCCCCAGAACAGCAGCACCGCGATGACGATGCCCACCGCGTGGGAGATGCGCGGTGGCACGTAACGGCGCAGCCGGACGGACAGCGCGTGAATGACCCACCGAAACAGGCGTGCCAGCCCCAGAACCACGCCGAACACCACCACGGCGATCAGCCCCGGA
Protein-coding regions in this window:
- a CDS encoding alpha/beta-hydrolase family protein, coding for MIPSPGPALGRLNLSSAGLLVGTVFFAVSLTPSLLPRPYGVQGVLSGLSFAAGYGLGAAGVWLWSFLQLPVGRPEITRRVRIVAAVLCALIVVSFLWRAAAWQNSIRTLMGMEASAGVQPFVPGLIAVVVFGVVLGLARLFRWVIHALSVRLRRYVPPRISHAVGIVIAVLLFWGVIDGVLVTGLLRTVDQSFQQLDALIEDDLPTPVHPDQTGSAASRIRWKELGRQGRRFVSGGPTAGDLSEFFGAPMPAPVRVYVGLNSAESPEQRARLALDELIRAGGFGRSVLLLVTPTGTGWVDPAAQDTVEYLHRGDVATVAAQYSYLNSPLALMTEAAYGAEMARALFSEIYGHWRSLPRDSRPRLYLWGLSLGSLNSDLSFDLYDIIDDPFDGVLWSGPPFRNATWRHLTRQRDPGSTEWLPRFRGGAVVRFMNQDPSPAPWAVDWGAFRMVILQYASDPITFYSPQSAWREPDWMREPRGPDVSADLRWFPIVTMLQLAADMMVGTAPKGFGHEYAPAHYIQAWLALTEPEGWSAAELDRLRAVFE